CGGCGCAGAGAACGATGATGCAGAGCGGCAGCAGTCTGCGGATCATTGGCACAAATTCCCCCTTCATGATTGGCTATCCAGCCATTCTGTTCCTGTTATCAGATACCAAGCGTTCTTATAGGCTATCTTTTCCGCCGTCGAAATGGAAAGAGAGGCTAAAATGCGCTTTTGATTATTTATGATCTTGCCGTAGTCGGTCCAGGAATTGCGACTCAAGTCGCTCCCTACGACGAATCGTGTCGGGTGTTTCTCGAGGATGACCCGCCACTCCTCCAACAACGTCCCTTTCCGGTCTTGAAGAACATTGGTGAAGACCCCATTCACTGGGTAGATTTGGCCGGGAAGCGCGACAGCGAGATCAAAATAGAGATTGCGGTATCTGCTCAATAGACGATCCGCGTATGCCGGTGAGAAAATAGTTTCTTTCTTGGGATATTTCTTGTTGCCAAGATGGCACCATATGACGCTGGCCCTCGGATAACGGCCGAGGACTTCCTCCAACGAGCCCAGGAGTTCGTCATCCGGTTCGAGATGTATCTGAAAAGCGATCTGCGCGTCGGAACTCAACCTGAAAAGCTCTTGTACCCTGGGGGAATTCAAGGGCATGAAGCCCTCTCGATCTGTACGATGGTGCTTAGCCTGAGCGGCCGACATATATTTCTTAAGCTCATATTCCCCCATCTGCCAGTAGCGACCGCTTCCGACTTCTTTTTCAACGACCTCCATGAAAGGGCTTTTTTGGTCGTACCAATACCGGGTCGAGCCGTCCGCCGTGGTCGGCACAAAATAGTCCGGATCCCTGCGGGAGAGCTCCAAAGATTCCTCGCTTCCCCGAGCCGGGTCCGTGAATTTCGGGGCGAATGCGACCAGCGCGATCCCCAATTCATCCATGGCTTTCTTCATCTCGGGGATGTCGAACCCTTCCGTGTAAGTGGCTTGTCTATCGATTATGGGCAGCTTCCCGCTTTTCTTGATCCCGATTATTCTTTTCTTCCATCTGGCGATTTGGACCGGGTCGTGCCTTCGTATGCCCGGAAGCGGGGCCTCCTGGACCCCGGTCAAGCCGGCGGCCGCGGCGGCGCCGGCGCAGAGCATGATGAGGCAGAATTTCACCAATAGCCTCGCTCCCTGGCTTTGTCCACGAGCTTCTGGGGCATCGCTTGCGCGGCTGGCTCCGGGCCGGCAGAGCGCCGGGCCGCGTCCCGCCAGGCCAGCAGTTTGTCCAGCAAGTCCTTGGCCACGGCCGGCTGCGCCTCGGCCAGGTCGTGCAGCTCCTGCGGGTCATGCTCGACATCGTAGAGCTCGATGGCCTGCCGGGCGGGACCCAGCACGGCCGGGGGCTTGCCGGGAGCGACGGGGGTGGATTCTTCCCAGATGAGCTTCCAATGCGCGTCCCGGATCATGTCGTTCTCGCTGCGGTATCGGTAGTAGGAGGGGTGGGGGCCGTAGCTGGCCCCGGCGTAGACGTAGCGGTTGGGCCCGGCGCCGGAGAGCAGGGCGGGCAGCAGGGGTGAGCCCTGTCTTTGCGGCGGCATCTCCACCCCCAGCTCCTGCAGGACCGTGGGCATGACGTCGATGAGCTGCGCCAGGCCCGAGACCCGCCGGCGCGGTCCCTTTGGGAAGCGCATCAGCAAGGGCACGCGCGTCACGTCGTCGTAGAGGGTGCCGCGGATGTTCCCGGCCCGGCCGAAGCGGCCGTGCTTCTCGAACATCTCCCCGTGGTCCGCGAAGACCACCACGATGGTCTTCTCCAGCAGCTTGGCGTCCAGGGACTCCAGGAACTCGCCCACCAGCGCGTCGACCTCCGCCAGCTTCTCGTCATAGATGTCGCTGAGGGCTTCGATGTCGCGGCGGGTCATGGGGACTTCCGGCCCGAAGGCGCAATGGGTGCGGAAGCCGCTGCAAGCGCCGACGGTCTTGAAGACCGGGCCGAGCGCATGGCCGGGCGCGGGGCTCGCGTAGCCGCGGATGCAGGAGTCCGGGTCGACCAGGGGGCTCGTGCTCTTCGGGTCCGAGAAGAGTCCGCGGTAGGCCGGGGTCGGATAGAAAGGGCAGTGCGCGTCGTAGCCGTGCAGGAAGAGCATGAACTTTTGGGAGGAGTTCTTCGCGAGCCAAGCCTTGGCCTGCGGGAGGGTCGTGTTGAATCCGGCGAATTCGCCGTTGTCGATGGTGTCCTGGAAGCCGCGCAGGTGGCTCGAGCCCGTGAAGTAATCGAGCCCGCCGGTGAAGGCGGCGGTCCTGTAGCCGTGGTCGCGCAGCACCTCAGGCAGGGTCTTGAGGTCCGGGCTCAGTGAGTTGTGCAGGTCGCGGCGCAGGATCTGATGGGAATAGGGCTGCAAGGAGGTGAAGAGCGAGACGCCCACGGGCAAGGTCCAGGAGGCCGGAGTGAAGGCGTTCTCGAAGACCAAGGCCTTCTCGGCCCAACGGTCCAGATGGGGGGTGGTCTTGCGCCGGTAGCCGTAGAGGCTCATCCGGCTGGCGCCGACGTTGCTCAAGGAGATGAGGATGAGGTTGCAGTCCGGGCAGCCTGGGGCCGGCGCCCGCGCCGAAGCCGGGAGCGCGGCCGCCAAGTGCGCAATGGCCAGGCCCGCCAGCCCGAGGGCGCGGAGCGCGGAATTTAGGTAATATAGGGGCCTTGCCACGATCTTATTATCGTAGTTTGAGGTTGTTGGGCACAAGCCTCCTGCTCCTGACCGTCCTGTCATCATCCGCATGGTCCGCCGAGCCCGCGGCCTCGACGGTGACCGTGCGGGGCATCGTGCTCGTGGTCGTGGACACTCTGCGCGCC
This genomic stretch from Elusimicrobiota bacterium harbors:
- a CDS encoding sulfatase, which encodes MARPLYYLNSALRALGLAGLAIAHLAAALPASARAPAPGCPDCNLILISLSNVGASRMSLYGYRRKTTPHLDRWAEKALVFENAFTPASWTLPVGVSLFTSLQPYSHQILRRDLHNSLSPDLKTLPEVLRDHGYRTAAFTGGLDYFTGSSHLRGFQDTIDNGEFAGFNTTLPQAKAWLAKNSSQKFMLFLHGYDAHCPFYPTPAYRGLFSDPKSTSPLVDPDSCIRGYASPAPGHALGPVFKTVGACSGFRTHCAFGPEVPMTRRDIEALSDIYDEKLAEVDALVGEFLESLDAKLLEKTIVVVFADHGEMFEKHGRFGRAGNIRGTLYDDVTRVPLLMRFPKGPRRRVSGLAQLIDVMPTVLQELGVEMPPQRQGSPLLPALLSGAGPNRYVYAGASYGPHPSYYRYRSENDMIRDAHWKLIWEESTPVAPGKPPAVLGPARQAIELYDVEHDPQELHDLAEAQPAVAKDLLDKLLAWRDAARRSAGPEPAAQAMPQKLVDKARERGYW